One genomic region from Sphingobacterium sp. UGAL515B_05 encodes:
- a CDS encoding RagB/SusD family nutrient uptake outer membrane protein — protein MKKITTKIAILMVLAGLLPGCTKFLDQTPNGVLSSDQVKEPERLLTATYAALGNDHYDVPFSLWPYGTVRSDDAYKGGSGPQDIQTFHFLEVSNNITTNFAELDKLWFQLYVAISRANTTIKTIQEMDNFDGKEEKLGEARFLRGHFYFMLKILFKYVPYIDENVPVDSYETVSNRALSNDALWQKIVADFQYAVDHLPAVQTEVGRANRIAAAAYLAKAYLYKGYRQDNAERNMVTGIDAGDLEKVVQNTDIVLSSNHTLETDFAFNFLPGKYENGTEALFSVQFSKDDGTKFGRVNFSDVLSVPMGVGCCDFNKPSQSLVNAFRTTGKGLPLDNYNALNSFNTSEKYDPRLFHTVAIPGLPYKYSSKRTYEESWNRNPAEYAVYASLKENVDPDCDCFVPMVPFYANTKNRIVLRFADVLLMRAEALIELHRSAEALPLINQVRTRAKNSTSLTGYANDKTLIETYKNGDNIVWTEENARKALRWERRLELAMENGRFFDLVRWGIADQAMNAYYDVEKSRRSYYSSAHFTADRNEYLPIPEAQIRLSKYLYKQNPGY, from the coding sequence ATGAAAAAAATAACCACCAAAATAGCGATACTTATGGTTCTTGCTGGACTACTTCCGGGATGTACCAAATTTTTGGATCAAACACCCAATGGTGTACTGAGCTCCGATCAGGTTAAAGAGCCAGAACGATTATTGACAGCGACCTATGCTGCTTTGGGCAACGATCATTATGATGTCCCTTTTAGCTTATGGCCCTATGGTACGGTTCGCTCGGACGATGCTTATAAAGGCGGATCGGGACCACAGGATATCCAGACCTTTCATTTTCTTGAGGTCTCAAATAACATTACAACCAATTTTGCGGAGTTGGATAAATTATGGTTTCAGTTGTACGTTGCGATTTCGCGTGCCAATACGACAATCAAGACCATACAGGAAATGGACAATTTCGATGGGAAGGAAGAAAAACTGGGTGAAGCACGTTTTCTGCGGGGGCATTTTTACTTTATGCTCAAGATCCTTTTCAAATATGTGCCTTATATCGATGAAAATGTACCGGTAGACAGCTATGAAACCGTATCGAATAGAGCCCTAAGCAACGATGCACTATGGCAAAAGATTGTAGCGGATTTTCAGTATGCGGTAGATCATCTTCCTGCTGTGCAAACGGAGGTCGGTCGGGCCAATCGTATCGCCGCCGCCGCTTATCTCGCCAAAGCTTACCTGTATAAGGGATACCGTCAGGACAATGCCGAACGTAATATGGTGACGGGTATCGATGCGGGAGATTTGGAAAAGGTTGTACAAAATACGGATATTGTGCTTTCATCGAACCATACGTTGGAAACCGACTTTGCATTTAACTTCTTGCCGGGCAAATATGAAAATGGAACAGAGGCGCTGTTTTCAGTTCAGTTTTCAAAAGATGACGGGACAAAATTTGGGCGTGTTAACTTTTCTGATGTACTATCTGTACCTATGGGGGTGGGCTGTTGTGATTTCAATAAACCGAGTCAAAGCCTTGTCAATGCGTTTCGCACAACGGGTAAAGGTCTACCACTGGATAATTATAATGCGTTGAATAGCTTTAATACCTCCGAGAAGTATGACCCGAGGTTATTCCATACAGTTGCAATTCCGGGCTTACCGTACAAGTATAGTAGCAAAAGAACATACGAAGAAAGCTGGAATCGTAATCCGGCAGAGTATGCTGTTTATGCATCGTTAAAAGAAAATGTTGATCCCGACTGTGATTGTTTCGTTCCGATGGTTCCCTTCTATGCGAATACAAAGAATCGAATTGTATTGCGCTTTGCCGATGTGCTGTTGATGCGGGCAGAGGCGCTTATCGAGCTGCATCGTTCGGCTGAAGCACTGCCATTGATCAATCAAGTGCGTACGCGGGCAAAAAATAGCACCTCACTTACAGGATATGCAAATGATAAAACGCTGATCGAAACGTACAAAAATGGAGATAATATTGTATGGACCGAAGAAAATGCCCGGAAGGCGTTACGTTGGGAAAGACGCTTGGAGCTTGCAATGGAAAATGGAAGATTCTTTGATCTGGTACGTTGGGGAATTGCAGACCAGGCCATGAATGCCTATTATGATGTAGAAAAGTCACGTCGATCTTATTATTCCTCGGCACATTTTACAGCAGATAGGAATGAATATCTGCCCATTCCCGAAGCACAGATCAGATTAAGTAAGTATCTGTACAAACAAAATCCAGGCTATTAA